In Bosea vestrisii, the following are encoded in one genomic region:
- a CDS encoding ABC transporter permease translates to MSTADTPIAIQPGGLWLAFTQNRLAWVGLVLLALIVFIALFAPWLAPHDPLEQNIVARLEPPSAEFWLGTDSYGRDVLSRLIYGARISLFVGFVAILIAMLVGTAIGVLAGYIGGIFDQLVMGVLDVLLAFPTLLLGLMIAAMLGASLENLIIAIAVTEVAPFARVARAPTITLRQRDFVEASRSYGCGPFRIMTRHILPNMISDVVVMSSLWLASAIRTEASLSFIGLGVPPPAPTWGAMIREGFENILDAWWLAVFPSLAILVTVLALNLLGDALRDASDPRSRAR, encoded by the coding sequence ATGAGCACGGCCGACACCCCCATCGCAATCCAGCCTGGCGGCCTCTGGCTCGCCTTCACGCAGAACCGGCTCGCCTGGGTCGGGCTCGTGCTGCTCGCGCTGATCGTCTTCATCGCGCTCTTTGCGCCCTGGCTCGCGCCGCATGATCCGCTCGAGCAGAACATCGTCGCGCGGCTCGAGCCACCCTCGGCCGAGTTCTGGCTCGGCACCGATTCCTATGGCCGCGACGTGCTCTCGCGGCTGATCTACGGCGCGCGCATCTCGCTCTTCGTCGGCTTCGTCGCCATCCTGATCGCGATGCTGGTCGGCACCGCGATCGGCGTGCTCGCCGGTTATATCGGCGGCATCTTCGACCAGCTCGTCATGGGCGTGCTCGACGTGCTGCTCGCCTTCCCGACCCTGCTGCTCGGCCTGATGATCGCCGCCATGCTCGGCGCCAGCCTGGAGAACCTGATCATCGCGATCGCGGTGACCGAGGTCGCGCCCTTCGCCCGCGTCGCCCGCGCCCCGACGATCACCCTGCGCCAGCGCGATTTCGTCGAGGCCAGCCGCTCCTATGGCTGCGGCCCGTTCCGGATCATGACGCGGCACATCCTGCCGAACATGATCTCGGACGTGGTGGTGATGAGCTCGCTCTGGCTGGCTTCGGCGATCCGCACCGAGGCCTCGCTCAGCTTCATCGGTCTCGGCGTGCCGCCGCCGGCGCCGACCTGGGGCGCCATGATCCGCGAGGGCTTCGAGAACATCCTCGACGCCTGGTGGCTCGCCGTCTTCCCGAGCCTCGCCATCCTCGTCACGGTGCTGGCGCTGAACCTGCTCGGCGATGCGCTGCGCGACGCCTCCGATCCCCGCTCCCGCGCGCGGTGA
- a CDS encoding ECF-type sigma factor: MPHQTRAGIVAAMTAADPSLSLDVLTDALYQELRRIAHRERLRAGKPMTLQTTALVSEGYLKLRQSAGWTSEEHFLASAATAMRHALVDAARARLSQKRGEGIRPVALDEQHDMPEANDDEVVRISDALAALEALDPRLVKVVECRFFAGYSEEETGRILGISDRTVRRDWLQAKAWLYRELQG, from the coding sequence TTGCCGCACCAGACCCGCGCCGGTATCGTCGCGGCGATGACGGCCGCCGACCCCAGCCTTTCGCTCGATGTCTTGACCGACGCGCTCTATCAGGAGCTGCGCAGGATCGCGCATCGCGAACGTCTTCGTGCCGGCAAGCCGATGACGCTCCAGACCACGGCGCTGGTCAGCGAGGGCTATCTCAAACTGCGGCAGAGCGCCGGCTGGACCAGCGAGGAGCATTTCCTCGCGAGCGCCGCCACCGCGATGCGGCACGCGCTCGTCGATGCCGCCCGCGCCCGCCTCAGCCAGAAGCGTGGTGAAGGCATCCGGCCCGTCGCCCTCGACGAGCAGCACGACATGCCCGAGGCGAATGACGACGAGGTCGTGCGCATCAGCGACGCGCTGGCCGCGCTCGAAGCGCTCGACCCCCGGCTGGTCAAGGTTGTCGAATGCCGCTTCTTTGCCGGCTATAGCGAAGAGGAGACCGGGCGCATCCTCGGCATCAGCGACCGGACGGTCCGGCGCGACTGGTTGCAGGCCAAAGCCTGGCTCTATCGCGAGCTTCAGGGCTGA
- a CDS encoding tetratricopeptide repeat protein, whose product MLMLRAASQSGGPGFASARQVLDAAAGQLQREADGSAPLLSRTLAELYGEIGDPRAAVGLMQRYADGARAEGNLRRLAEANLALAAYHAQLGERDKAQAAVRDAKSYFDADRARHPKQLAELAGVDAALLREAGRRDEAMQRLRSAIAQLTALFGADNGEIATLQHNLAVHALEAGDVDGAVKALDEAERVLAASGRSRSVVAIATLGLRAAVALRRGDAAGAERQWREAVDWQRRDYGPSLALAAIELNLGRLIMAGSRFSEAMPILDRALAVAAPLAGESSAVTIMLRQSRAIGLMAEGRLAEARAEIEGTLKSAQAAFGERHPYVGLGLVAWSQILLAQGDPVGAKQALDASESMLRAAGPAGAPHLAELGPTRELIDEALRARTPTQP is encoded by the coding sequence ATGCTGATGCTGCGCGCCGCCTCGCAATCGGGCGGGCCGGGCTTCGCCTCGGCGCGGCAGGTCCTCGACGCCGCGGCCGGGCAATTGCAGCGCGAGGCGGATGGCAGCGCACCGCTATTGTCGCGCACGCTTGCGGAGCTCTATGGCGAGATCGGCGATCCGCGCGCGGCGGTCGGCCTGATGCAGCGCTATGCCGACGGGGCGCGTGCGGAGGGCAACCTGCGCCGGCTGGCCGAGGCCAATCTCGCGCTCGCCGCCTATCACGCCCAGCTCGGCGAGCGCGACAAGGCGCAAGCGGCCGTGCGCGATGCGAAATCCTATTTCGATGCCGATCGGGCACGTCACCCCAAGCAACTCGCCGAGCTCGCCGGCGTCGATGCCGCCCTGCTGCGCGAGGCCGGCCGGCGCGACGAGGCGATGCAGAGGCTGCGAAGCGCGATCGCGCAGCTCACCGCCTTATTCGGTGCGGACAATGGCGAGATCGCCACTTTGCAGCACAATCTTGCCGTCCACGCGCTCGAGGCCGGCGATGTCGACGGCGCAGTCAAGGCGCTCGACGAAGCCGAACGCGTGCTTGCCGCTTCGGGGCGGAGCCGCTCGGTGGTTGCGATCGCGACGCTCGGCCTGCGGGCCGCGGTGGCCCTGCGCCGTGGCGATGCGGCCGGCGCCGAGCGGCAATGGCGAGAGGCGGTCGACTGGCAGCGGCGCGATTACGGGCCGTCGCTGGCACTCGCCGCCATCGAACTCAATCTCGGGCGGCTGATCATGGCCGGCAGCCGCTTTAGCGAGGCGATGCCGATCCTGGACCGGGCGCTCGCCGTCGCGGCGCCTCTGGCCGGCGAGAGCAGCGCCGTCACCATCATGCTGCGCCAGAGCCGGGCGATCGGGCTGATGGCGGAAGGCAGGCTTGCGGAGGCGCGGGCCGAGATCGAGGGCACCTTGAAGAGCGCACAAGCCGCCTTCGGTGAACGCCATCCCTATGTCGGCCTGGGACTCGTTGCGTGGTCGCAGATCCTGCTGGCGCAGGGCGATCCGGTCGGGGCGAAGCAGGCGCTCGATGCTTCGGAATCAATGTTGCGCGCGGCCGGCCCCGCGGGCGCGCCGCATCTTGCCGAGCTCGGTCCGACGCGCGAGCTGATCGACGAAGCGCTGCGGGCTCGGACGCCGACTCAGCCCTGA
- a CDS encoding serine/threonine-protein kinase produces the protein MGAEIGSFAIVALVGRGGQGEVYRAERREGGFDQVVALKLLRPEAAEQFTRFEYERQILADFEHPGIARLVDGGTAPDGRPYLAMEFVDGAPITRHCAEAGLMLAARLDLFDQICDAVAYAHRNLIVHRDLKPSNVLVTADGRVKLLDFGVAHTLETAGQTLMTQAIFTPDYAAPEQFEGRNPTTATDVYALGAILFELLTARPPWQLAESAFAGAMRVMRDAPPLPSRTARDDAPVPPERLRGDLDIIVQKAMRYEPQERYQSASELADDIGRYRKLEPITARKGDRLYRVRRFLRRNRLPLMAAGLLLTVLGAGIVGVVLQMRRTEIARLGASAENERAPRRCATASC, from the coding sequence GTGGGGGCCGAGATCGGCTCCTTCGCCATCGTCGCGTTGGTCGGCCGCGGCGGCCAGGGCGAGGTCTACCGGGCCGAGCGGCGGGAAGGCGGCTTCGACCAGGTCGTCGCGCTCAAGCTGCTGCGGCCGGAAGCGGCCGAGCAGTTCACGCGCTTCGAATACGAGCGGCAGATCCTGGCGGACTTCGAGCATCCCGGGATCGCCCGTCTCGTCGATGGCGGCACGGCGCCGGACGGGCGGCCCTATCTCGCCATGGAGTTCGTCGATGGCGCGCCTATCACCCGCCATTGCGCCGAGGCCGGGCTGATGCTCGCGGCCCGGCTCGACCTGTTCGACCAGATCTGCGACGCCGTCGCCTATGCGCATCGCAACCTGATCGTCCATCGTGATCTCAAGCCGTCGAACGTGCTGGTGACGGCGGATGGCCGGGTCAAGCTGCTCGATTTCGGCGTCGCCCATACGCTGGAGACGGCCGGCCAGACATTGATGACGCAAGCCATCTTCACGCCGGACTACGCCGCCCCGGAGCAGTTCGAGGGCCGCAACCCGACGACGGCGACCGATGTCTACGCGCTCGGTGCGATCCTGTTCGAGCTGCTCACCGCCCGCCCGCCCTGGCAGCTCGCCGAATCCGCTTTCGCCGGCGCGATGCGGGTGATGCGGGATGCGCCGCCGCTGCCCAGCCGCACGGCCCGCGATGACGCGCCGGTGCCGCCCGAGCGCCTGCGCGGCGACCTCGACATCATCGTCCAGAAGGCGATGCGCTATGAGCCGCAGGAGCGCTATCAGAGCGCCAGCGAGCTCGCCGATGATATCGGGCGCTACCGCAAGCTGGAGCCGATCACGGCCCGGAAAGGCGACCGGCTCTACCGGGTCCGCCGCTTCCTGCGCCGCAACCGGCTGCCCTTGATGGCGGCCGGCCTGCTCCTGACGGTGCTGGGGGCAGGCATCGTCGGCGTCGTCCTGCAGATGCGCCGCACCGAGATCGCCAGGCTCGGCGCTTCGGCGGAGAACGAGCGCGCGCCACGGCGCTGCGCGACGGCTTCATGCTGA
- a CDS encoding LemA family protein: protein MTAVLILLLCLGAVFYGWYAAIVKRRNAVGETLGSIDAQLQQRHDLIPNVLAIARRFLEHERALLEDLTALRARAMPRLGERDFAGIAEKFKTEAAISADMTRLFAVAESYPELTSSAPMVEAQESYDEVEANIAAARRFYNTAVGDLRNAVQIFPGMLLAGLAGVRELPPFYEASEAARQPVKASDHL from the coding sequence GTGACCGCTGTCCTGATCCTCCTCCTTTGCCTCGGCGCCGTGTTCTACGGCTGGTACGCCGCGATCGTGAAGCGTCGCAACGCCGTCGGCGAGACTCTCGGCTCGATCGACGCCCAGCTCCAGCAGCGCCACGACCTAATCCCGAACGTGCTCGCCATCGCCCGGCGCTTCCTCGAGCACGAGCGCGCCCTGCTCGAGGATTTGACCGCCTTGCGCGCTCGGGCGATGCCGAGACTGGGCGAGCGCGATTTCGCCGGCATCGCCGAGAAGTTCAAGACGGAAGCGGCGATTTCTGCCGACATGACGCGGCTCTTTGCCGTCGCCGAGAGCTATCCGGAGCTGACCTCCTCGGCGCCGATGGTCGAGGCGCAGGAGAGCTATGACGAGGTCGAGGCCAACATCGCCGCCGCGCGCCGCTTCTACAACACCGCTGTCGGCGACCTGCGCAATGCGGTCCAGATCTTCCCCGGCATGCTGCTCGCCGGGCTTGCAGGTGTGCGCGAACTGCCGCCCTTCTATGAGGCGAGCGAGGCGGCGCGCCAGCCCGTCAAGGCGAGCGACCATTTGTGA
- a CDS encoding DUF3137 domain-containing protein, with translation MATGPKRYTAVEMRQAQQKVGRYGGCLMMALFGIPLAIVGIVLLSTVLGPVAAALLFMVAVVVGFLFGLFQNALALLIPSAILAALIYVIYRQYHVPVATAPTGAGERFAPEIARLNVLRLEAAKDTRRRVMLYVPVGLALAIGILLLPGRGGAKSGQLAQWLLIPFVLGFAVTVPWLIALILPSDRYAKVFKRELMPLLLRRYGELRYVEGAVPAIGPLATKGLLPSHDRAAIDDAIAGGYAGYELRLSEIALERKTGKNNSTVFDGLLLVLSVDTPFLGTTMVLDHSRPAPAGLMPVRLEDPRFASIYDVYGNDQVEARTVLTPAVMERLLSMADGGDFFPPFCLVERDAITFAVAGTGTRLLFEPPSLQAHDAATQLQYLEDELAMIFRLVDAMIAMHVAVKPGGAMPTGISFSERPAAPPIDPSP, from the coding sequence GTGGCTACCGGGCCAAAACGCTACACGGCCGTCGAGATGCGCCAGGCGCAGCAGAAGGTCGGGCGCTATGGCGGCTGCCTGATGATGGCGCTGTTCGGGATTCCGCTCGCGATCGTCGGAATCGTGCTGCTGTCGACGGTCCTCGGCCCAGTCGCGGCGGCGCTGCTGTTCATGGTGGCCGTCGTCGTCGGCTTCCTTTTCGGGCTCTTCCAGAACGCGCTGGCGCTGCTGATCCCGAGCGCCATCCTCGCCGCGCTGATCTATGTGATCTACCGGCAATATCATGTGCCGGTCGCGACAGCGCCGACCGGTGCCGGCGAGCGTTTTGCCCCCGAGATCGCACGGCTCAATGTCCTGCGGCTGGAAGCAGCGAAGGATACGCGCCGCCGGGTGATGCTCTACGTCCCGGTCGGCCTCGCGCTGGCGATCGGCATCCTGCTCCTACCTGGCCGCGGCGGCGCCAAGTCGGGGCAGCTGGCGCAGTGGCTGCTGATCCCGTTCGTCCTCGGCTTCGCCGTCACCGTGCCCTGGCTGATCGCGCTGATCCTGCCGTCGGATCGCTATGCCAAGGTCTTCAAACGCGAACTGATGCCGCTGCTGCTGCGGCGCTATGGCGAGCTGCGCTATGTCGAGGGCGCCGTGCCCGCGATCGGGCCGCTCGCGACCAAAGGGCTGCTGCCGAGCCACGACCGGGCCGCGATCGATGATGCGATCGCCGGCGGCTATGCCGGCTACGAATTGCGCCTGAGCGAGATCGCGCTCGAACGTAAGACCGGCAAGAACAATTCAACGGTATTCGACGGCCTCCTGCTCGTGCTTTCGGTCGATACGCCCTTTCTCGGCACGACCATGGTGCTCGACCATAGCCGCCCGGCACCGGCCGGGCTGATGCCGGTTCGCCTCGAGGATCCGCGCTTCGCCTCGATCTACGACGTCTACGGCAATGACCAGGTCGAGGCCCGCACCGTGCTGACGCCGGCGGTGATGGAGCGCCTGCTCTCGATGGCGGATGGCGGCGACTTCTTCCCGCCCTTCTGCCTGGTCGAGCGCGACGCCATCACCTTCGCGGTGGCCGGGACCGGCACGCGCCTGCTCTTCGAGCCGCCGAGCCTGCAGGCTCACGACGCCGCCACGCAGCTGCAATATCTCGAAGACGAGCTCGCGATGATCTTTCGCCTCGTCGACGCGATGATCGCCATGCATGTCGCGGTCAAGCCGGGCGGTGCCATGCCGACGGGCATCTCCTTCTCCGAGCGGCCAGCCGCACCGCCGATCGACCCGTCGCCCTGA
- a CDS encoding helix-turn-helix transcriptional regulator, with the protein MSALNLRSTSPCPVLPAVSVSAAETLSAGAPFSMSMTHLHSHATSPVRADRICPQEAVPAVAPGVTAVFTLDPDLRVESMNAAAALLVRQNIVAARPFATRDHELNSKMRRWLRNAAAEAELRLRYRDGQGDFSVTASRADVLDAPGVSTRFVVLVQEEAAAIDRKLAKVARDHGLTHAEQRVAERILAGENTILAARRLGVAPATVRTHLQRIMAKTDTHRQSEFACLVARYVQ; encoded by the coding sequence TTGTCTGCGCTGAACCTTCGCTCGACATCGCCATGTCCGGTTCTGCCGGCGGTTTCCGTTTCTGCTGCTGAGACCCTCAGCGCCGGAGCGCCTTTTTCCATGTCGATGACCCATCTGCATAGCCACGCGACCTCCCCTGTACGTGCCGATCGCATCTGCCCGCAGGAGGCCGTGCCCGCGGTCGCCCCCGGAGTGACTGCGGTGTTCACGCTCGATCCTGACCTGCGCGTCGAGAGCATGAACGCGGCAGCCGCACTGCTCGTGCGCCAGAACATCGTTGCAGCCCGCCCGTTCGCGACGCGCGATCACGAGCTCAACAGCAAGATGCGCCGCTGGCTTCGCAACGCCGCAGCGGAGGCGGAGCTGCGGCTGCGCTATCGCGACGGCCAGGGCGACTTCTCGGTCACGGCATCCCGCGCGGACGTCCTGGATGCACCAGGCGTTTCGACACGCTTCGTCGTGCTCGTGCAGGAAGAGGCCGCAGCGATCGACCGCAAGCTCGCCAAGGTCGCGCGCGACCACGGCTTGACCCATGCGGAGCAGCGCGTGGCCGAACGCATCCTGGCGGGCGAGAACACGATCCTCGCCGCCAGGCGCCTCGGAGTCGCTCCCGCGACGGTACGGACGCATCTGCAACGGATCATGGCCAAGACGGATACGCATCGCCAGAGCGAGTTCGCCTGCCTCGTCGCGCGCTACGTCCAGTGA
- a CDS encoding AraC family ligand binding domain-containing protein, whose product MTIRKFAIADASLERSPGQQAEIYVGNLVDERHGGPITIGYGRYSPGQSLTETMAVDDVMIVLEGRLSVSTNAGTVTAGPGEIIYTPRGEAVTIRSHEEGAVTAYVTYPHWRTAHA is encoded by the coding sequence ATGACAATCCGCAAGTTCGCCATCGCCGACGCGTCCTTGGAGCGATCTCCCGGGCAGCAGGCGGAAATCTACGTCGGAAATCTGGTCGACGAGCGGCATGGCGGGCCGATCACCATCGGATATGGACGCTACTCACCCGGCCAAAGCCTCACCGAGACGATGGCGGTCGACGACGTCATGATCGTTCTGGAAGGGCGGCTTTCGGTCTCGACGAACGCGGGTACGGTTACCGCTGGGCCGGGCGAGATCATTTACACGCCCAGGGGTGAAGCGGTGACCATCCGGTCACATGAAGAGGGGGCGGTGACCGCCTATGTCACCTATCCGCATTGGCGGACGGCGCACGCATAG
- a CDS encoding ferritin-like domain-containing protein: MANEPKTLDDLFLDTLKDIYYAEKQILKALPKMAKAATAPELKQAFEKHRDETETHVERLGDVFEMIGKAPRGKTCDAILGIIEEGKSIMEEFEGSPALDAGLLAAAQAVEHYEIARYGTLKAWAQQLGLGNAAKLLDQTLIEELKTDQTLSKLGESKVNKQAQAKAA; the protein is encoded by the coding sequence ATGGCCAACGAACCTAAAACCCTAGACGATCTGTTCTTGGATACGCTCAAGGACATCTACTATGCCGAAAAGCAGATCCTGAAGGCCCTTCCAAAGATGGCGAAGGCCGCAACCGCGCCGGAACTCAAGCAAGCGTTCGAGAAGCATCGCGACGAGACCGAGACCCATGTCGAGCGTCTCGGCGATGTGTTCGAGATGATCGGCAAGGCTCCTCGGGGCAAGACCTGCGACGCCATTCTCGGCATCATCGAGGAAGGCAAATCGATCATGGAGGAGTTCGAAGGCAGCCCGGCTCTCGATGCCGGCCTCCTCGCCGCGGCCCAGGCCGTCGAGCACTACGAGATTGCACGCTACGGCACGCTGAAGGCGTGGGCTCAGCAGCTTGGCTTGGGTAACGCTGCCAAGCTCCTCGACCAGACGCTGATCGAGGAGCTGAAGACTGACCAGACGCTCTCCAAGCTCGGCGAAAGCAAGGTCAACAAGCAGGCTCAGGCCAAGGCCGCCTGA
- a CDS encoding PepSY domain-containing protein, producing the protein MRNVIITSIFCALISTVGVAQTSTTAPTPSPTAPADANAPLPGANSFTEGQAKSRLEANGYTNIAGLKKDDNGVWKGNATHAGAQVTVSVDYRGNITRN; encoded by the coding sequence ATGAGAAACGTGATTATCACGTCGATCTTCTGCGCCCTGATTTCAACCGTCGGCGTCGCGCAGACATCGACAACCGCGCCAACGCCTTCGCCGACTGCTCCAGCTGATGCCAATGCGCCCCTGCCGGGAGCCAACAGCTTCACGGAAGGACAGGCCAAGAGCCGGCTCGAGGCCAATGGCTACACCAATATCGCCGGCCTGAAGAAGGACGACAACGGCGTCTGGAAGGGGAACGCGACACACGCCGGCGCTCAGGTGACCGTCTCGGTCGACTACCGGGGCAACATCACCCGCAACTGA
- a CDS encoding PAS domain-containing protein, with protein sequence MVERLSSDRLDRFFEKTGESYRIKREIRETVVFAPQNLLADPPYSKMDLVSCRNLLIYLDADGQNRVLSLAHFALREGGYLFLGNAESVGQRDHLFSIVSKRWRIYQRSGGPKAVDLPIWPPVQSPEHERAKPKLADVAVQALADRFGPASVVIDRHYRIQHFHGTTVDYLTQPPGAPTLDLMAMARDGLALAIRRAVKQALENNEAAKSVATRAKTGRVEVTASPLGGRSGDGLILVSFSPARKGSELRPAASRTKKGNPDQERDYDDELKEAREELQAIVEEYETANEELKAANEEATSVNEELRRPMRSSNRPKRNCNRSTRSSTRSTPNSSTRWPNSTRPVMTFAIFLSGNDIATIFLDTHTRIKWFTPAVNRLFDVIDADIGRPIANLAQKFVNGDLVGKARAAVDKLAMSEETIRADNGRSYSLRVQPYRTGDNRIAGAVASFVDVTELERSQTRIAEARDYAQAIVRTVHNPMIVLDGSLRVQSANPAFYQYFQVDAKETEGHHVYELGNGQWGIPALRKLLEDLLPTQGWIADFLVEHDFPQIGRRWLALNAQRIIGYGDRPGLILLAFNDMTERKQAELHREMLVAELSHRVKNSLMVVQSLAAQTLNSSRTLEEFGKAFTGRIQALGRAHDIALRGGFQRVALGGIVGQALAPFRINGRIEIAEGPLVDFEPVVSQSLTLMLHELATNALKYGALSTGAGMVSVGWRIEANGSNPHLSLTWTESGGPAVSAPGRVGQGTRFIKGSARHELRGEATLDFLPEGLLATIAFPLKDAVNTTSAIRPSEES encoded by the coding sequence ATGGTTGAGCGTCTCTCTTCGGACCGGCTCGATCGCTTCTTCGAGAAGACCGGCGAAAGCTATCGCATCAAGCGCGAAATCCGTGAAACCGTCGTCTTTGCGCCGCAAAATCTGCTCGCCGACCCGCCTTACTCGAAGATGGACCTGGTGAGCTGTCGCAACCTGCTCATCTATCTCGACGCTGACGGGCAAAATCGCGTCCTGTCGCTCGCGCATTTCGCGCTCCGCGAGGGCGGCTACCTGTTTCTCGGGAACGCTGAATCGGTCGGGCAGCGCGATCATCTGTTCTCGATCGTGTCGAAGCGCTGGCGCATCTACCAGAGGAGCGGCGGCCCCAAAGCTGTCGACCTTCCGATCTGGCCGCCGGTTCAATCGCCGGAACACGAGCGCGCCAAACCAAAGCTCGCCGACGTCGCGGTCCAGGCACTTGCCGATCGCTTCGGTCCCGCCTCGGTAGTCATCGACCGCCATTACCGGATTCAGCATTTTCACGGAACGACCGTGGATTACCTGACGCAGCCGCCTGGCGCGCCGACACTCGATCTGATGGCAATGGCGCGCGATGGACTGGCGTTGGCGATACGGCGCGCTGTGAAGCAGGCGCTCGAAAACAATGAAGCCGCAAAATCCGTCGCAACTCGCGCCAAGACCGGCCGGGTCGAGGTTACTGCCAGCCCGCTCGGCGGCCGCAGCGGCGACGGGCTGATACTGGTCAGCTTTTCACCGGCCCGGAAGGGCTCGGAACTCCGCCCAGCCGCTTCGCGAACGAAGAAGGGGAACCCCGACCAGGAGCGCGATTATGACGACGAGCTCAAGGAGGCGCGCGAGGAGCTTCAGGCAATCGTCGAGGAATATGAAACGGCGAATGAGGAGCTGAAGGCCGCGAACGAGGAAGCCACCAGCGTCAACGAGGAACTCAGGCGACCAATGAGGAGCTCGAATCGTCCAAAGAGGAATTGCAATCGCTCAACGAGGAGCTCAACGCGGTCAACACCGAACTCGAGCACAAGGTGGCCGAACTCGACGAGACCGGTGATGACCTTCGCAATCTTTTTGTCGGGCAACGACATCGCGACGATTTTCCTCGACACACATACGCGGATAAAATGGTTCACGCCTGCGGTGAACCGACTGTTCGATGTTATCGATGCCGATATCGGGCGACCGATCGCCAATCTCGCGCAGAAGTTCGTCAATGGCGATCTCGTCGGCAAGGCGCGCGCGGCCGTCGATAAGCTTGCCATGTCAGAAGAGACGATCCGTGCCGACAACGGCCGTTCCTACTCGCTTCGCGTGCAACCGTATCGCACCGGCGACAACCGCATCGCTGGCGCGGTTGCGAGTTTCGTCGATGTCACAGAACTGGAACGGTCACAAACCCGCATCGCCGAGGCCCGCGATTATGCGCAGGCGATCGTGCGGACCGTTCATAACCCGATGATCGTGCTGGATGGCAGTCTGCGCGTCCAATCGGCCAATCCGGCTTTCTACCAGTATTTCCAGGTCGACGCGAAGGAGACCGAGGGACATCACGTATATGAGTTGGGCAATGGCCAATGGGGTATCCCGGCGCTTCGCAAACTGCTCGAGGACTTGCTGCCGACGCAGGGCTGGATCGCCGATTTCTTGGTGGAACATGACTTTCCACAGATCGGCCGCCGCTGGCTGGCGCTGAACGCGCAACGGATCATCGGCTATGGCGACCGCCCAGGTCTTATCCTGCTGGCGTTCAACGATATGACCGAACGAAAGCAGGCAGAACTACATCGCGAGATGCTGGTCGCCGAGCTCAGCCATCGGGTGAAGAACTCGCTCATGGTGGTTCAGTCGCTGGCGGCTCAGACGCTCAATAGCAGCCGAACGCTGGAAGAGTTCGGCAAAGCTTTCACCGGGCGCATCCAGGCGCTCGGCCGCGCGCACGACATCGCGTTGCGGGGTGGCTTTCAGCGTGTCGCGCTGGGCGGCATCGTCGGTCAGGCGCTTGCGCCGTTCAGGATCAATGGCCGCATCGAAATCGCCGAGGGCCCGCTCGTCGACTTTGAGCCGGTCGTGAGCCAATCGCTGACCTTGATGCTGCACGAGCTGGCGACCAACGCGCTCAAATATGGAGCGTTGTCGACCGGCGCCGGCATGGTTTCGGTCGGCTGGCGCATCGAGGCGAACGGCAGCAACCCGCACCTTTCACTCACCTGGACGGAGAGCGGCGGACCGGCCGTGTCCGCGCCTGGTCGAGTTGGCCAGGGAACCCGCTTCATCAAGGGAAGTGCGCGCCACGAGCTGCGGGGCGAGGCAACCCTCGATTTTCTGCCCGAGGGGCTTCTTGCGACCATCGCTTTTCCCCTCAAGGATGCAGTGAACACGACTAGCGCGATCAGACCCAGCGAGGAGTCGTAG
- a CDS encoding response regulator, which produces MSADPSPGTGRRILVVEDEYLIAEYITATLEDLGYEVVGPAPTVPAAIAAIASERMDAVLLDANLAGTSSAPIAGELAARRIPFVVVTGYGNLDLATALLQSAPRINKPFTPSDIGAILVKILAQ; this is translated from the coding sequence ATGTCAGCTGATCCATCTCCCGGCACAGGCCGCCGCATCCTCGTCGTCGAAGACGAGTATCTGATCGCCGAGTACATCACCGCGACGCTCGAGGATCTGGGCTATGAGGTCGTGGGTCCTGCGCCAACGGTTCCCGCGGCGATCGCGGCGATCGCCAGCGAGCGCATGGATGCTGTGCTCCTGGACGCCAATCTTGCCGGAACGAGCAGCGCCCCTATCGCCGGGGAGCTTGCCGCACGTCGCATACCGTTCGTCGTAGTGACCGGGTACGGCAATCTTGATCTCGCCACTGCCCTGCTGCAGTCCGCTCCGCGGATCAACAAACCCTTCACCCCTTCCGATATCGGCGCGATCCTGGTCAAGATTCTGGCACAGTAG